The genomic DNA GTGCACCTTGCGATTCAAGGTAAACTTTCAAGCCGACTGACTCACAGCAGGCTTGGCGGGGTTGGAGCGCATCTCCCCATGCCGGCACCAGCATCCAACAGCATTAAGCGGCGTGGGAGAGGTGAGGAATGCAGTTTGGAGATGAGGGTACTTTGCCTTAGAGCCTGCAAGGGCCTGAGAGTGGGTGGAAAGGGTAGGAAGTCAGACGGTCCTTTCCAAGCTCTGTGCCTAAATACCAGCACTCTCCTGGCAAGGGGGGAACTACAGGCAGCTACAACACTAATAGCACCCGCGTTGTGAGGGGGTGTGAAGTGTGGCTAAGCAGGGCACCAGGGCCTGGTTCCTTTGTCTTGtggccctgcagcagcatcagACTGCATCTGATTTCACTGCCCTCTGCTtcccaggggagcagggagctcCAGGTAGTGTTCTCTTTCTCCATTCCTTGTGCTCCAAACGAAGGAGACAGCTGAGACTGGAAGAGGGTTTACTTCAGTTTGTGGAGAGGAGGCAGTGTGATCTTACTTTTGTGACCAGCATTCAAAGATCACTCTGTCTGGTGTGatctataaaataaattttaaaaaaaagtttgttccAAGTTAAAGTATGCCTTTGTTGCTTTTTGTCCCTCTGAAAAAACAGTGCTTGCCACTTTAATGCTGAAAGCCAGACTGAGCAGGTTTGCCTGGCACCGTGCTCCTGTGCTGGCTATGAGAGGAGGCTGCGTTCGTGGTGACAGCAGGGGAGGACATGCCATGTTGCAGGAGAGCTGCCACCGagcctctgcccagccctgacAGCTTTTACGCTGCGTAAGATTTAGTGCTTCTTGGTGGCGGAGTGTTGGAATGAGACTGCTTGCACGGTGCAAGCTCTGGTGTGTGAGATGGGTACGTATGCGTGCGTGTGAATAGCTGCTACAGCAAACCATTTGGGGCCAGCTCCGCTGGAGACCCTTTGCTAGAGAATGCAGTTTTAGCACAGCACTTCACCTGCCTGCGTGAGCTTGTGCTCCCTGGGCCCTCGCTGTGACTTGCACCTCGCCTGTTTCTGCAAATAGAGGGACTCTCCAGTGCTTGGAATGGGCCTTTTCATGTCTCCTGGGTTGGTCTCAGAGGTTTGTGAAGATTCTTCCTGTCCTGCGCAGCCCTTTTGCAGGTAAGTGTTGGGCTGGGTGCTGGTGGTAGCTACAGCAAAGgcccttttcctcctcctggggATGGCTGGCCCAAGGCCAGCAGAGAACAAGCCTTTCCCTAGGGTGACCTTTTGCAGGGAGCTATGTGGCTCCTCCTCAACATGAGCCTGCCTCCAGCCCATTCTGGTTAAGCAGACACCAGTGTGACCATCCCTGAGGCCAAAGCAGttcaattttcctttttgcagccttttttttttatgctctAGGTTAAGTTTCTCATGCTGAGGACAATTAAGTATTTCCTTTCTACTTGCTCGTAGCTGGCTGTTGAGTAATTTACAGTTCCTGTTAAGGAAAAGACATCAACACGCAGCTGCCCTTATTTGTGGTTTGCATTAGGCTGAGCCTCATTTGCCACTCCAGGGCCCAGTTGGGTTCTGCTCATGGCCATGATAAGGTAGAGGACAGGCTGATATCCAGGGACAGCTTTGAGGTCACTGGAGGATGGACTGAGCACACAGCCTTGGTCTGACACAGACCTGGACTGCAAAAAGTCTGGTATCAAAGATGCAGTATTTTAAGTGCCACAAGAAATTCAGGTTTTTAAGAGGAAGTCTCGTTTTCACCATTACTTCAAGCAGCTTTTGCATCCCAGAGCCTACTTGATGACAAAGTGAAAACTGTTAGCCTAGGCTGGAAAATAAGGATTTGCCTTCTAGAAGAGCTACAAGAATAGCTGTTTACCACCCATGTATCATTCCCACCAGCAAAACCACCTGCAACACacccaaaacacagcagttttgatataatttatttgtcttggtcttttttttttcttgcatagGCATAAATTACAATctgttgattaaaaaataaaatgaacaaaacagtgCAGCATTTGCAACAGGCTACAGCAAATACAAACTTGTCTCCTGCCTGTAACCATCTGTTTCTGCAAGGCTAATTTGTAACACATGTATGGGGCAAACCAACAAGGAGGGAGAATAGAGGAGGGAAATGGAGTAAATAAGGGAAATCTGCTCTAACAGCTGTTTTGCATTTCTCCTGCCTCACTAACTTCACCTTCTGCATCAGCACTGGGATTAAATATCCCTGGGCAGAGATGCACCATGCTGAAGCAGCAGTTTTAAGTGCCCTCTTTGCAGCTTGGGAAAACACCACAGAACTGCTGTGAGCTGCggctggcacagggcagctACCTGGGCTGCAGAATTTGGGGGCTGCAAAACTGCAGGTAGCCTCAGTACACCCCCCTGGGGCTCCTCCTGCAGTCAGCATGGCAAGGAGGCCTCTAAAACCAGCACTAGCCCCTAGAGAAGAGTGCAAACCCCAGGGGGTGACCACTCCCTGGTGTCTCCAGAGGGTTTTACCCCAGAACAGCAGATATTTTCATCTCCAAAGGACCAGTAAGGCTTGCCCTATAAAGCCAGATGCTCCCTACACCAGAGCCTGTGGTTAACACCCCCTTGGAaggagcagagatgctgctccagctccattCTCTGGGAAAGAGGTTCCCTTTTTCCCCACTTCTCACCAGCATGCCTGATTTACCATGAAACTCTTTATTCTTGGGCAAAGACCCTGACAGCCCAGGCCAGGGAGCCAGAAGGGAGGTAAGAAAAGGGGTTTTCCAGCCTCATAGTTACAGCATTTGCTTCAGCTGCCAGAGAACCCCTGGGGAAAGGGGGGAGCTTCATCTTTGCTCTCTGTTTCTCATTCAGTTATAcacaggagctgctctgccaaGGCCAGGACAGGTCTAGGCATTCATAAAAGCACAACTCTGTGCATGCAGGGCACTCACGGACATGACTCCAAGGCAAGCGGGCAGCTGCAGACaagtttaaaataactttggCTGCAGATGCCAAGAATTAAGACTATGCTCAACAGAGGAGAGAATTTATCCTTGCTGGATCTGGCTGCGGGTCTGCtttctcccagctctgcaggggacTCCATGGAGTAATTTTAACTTGTTGGAGATGAGGCTGCACCCTTCGCGCTCACTTCCCTTGCTGGAAGGGAGGAGACCCCTCCAGAAGGGACATGCCACCATTGCCCTCAGCCCTTTGGGCTGGCACAGAGGGGTGCAGGGCTTGGCCCCGCTGCCCAACACCCATCAGGGCATGGTGAAGGGAGATGCTTCTTCAGCCCTTTTCCCTCCTCTACACCCCTCGCCCTGCAGCACTTCAAACAGAGAAGACCAGAGCAGGACTGGATTTGTGGTGCTCCCCCAGTGCCTGCAGATGATGCCAGCATCAGACAGGGCTCAAACACTAAACACCAGCCCTTTAGCTTTTCTTTCaacaaaacacaagacaaaTGTGGAAGTTGTAAACACCATCCGAAAACATAAGCCAAACTAATTGTGTGCTGCAGGCAGACAGGAGGTGGAGTGGCCAGATGGCCCTGGCACTCCTCAGCTCGGGGAAGGTCCCTGTGCATCCCTCCTGCGGTCCCCTGCCACGGCTCCCCCATCACAtgcagggcacaggcaggatTTACGTGCCCGATGCAGGCAGAactccctgtcctgctccaccacagcccTTTGCAGCCAAGGCTGAGCAaaggcagggaggagaaggcaggacAGAAAAGGGAGCACTTCCAAAAGAAAGGAGGCCAGCCTGCACCAGCCATCTGCCACGGGACCCCGGGAGGTGAGAGGCAGCCCCGAGTGCTGCAGGTGGGGGAGGCCCTGCTGCCCCCACTCCAAGGTGCAGAAACACACCTGCACCAGCAACCCCTGGGGGCTGCCCCATCTCCCACCCCAGAGACCACCCAGGCACAGAGACAgttgtgcagagcagcagctcccactcGCTGTGAACAGTCACCCACGCACAGGTACAGCCACGGGTGACAGGCCACAGCCACACGTTGCAGTCTCGGAGAACATCTCCGGAGCAAGGAGGGCAGCAGTGCCTCCAGCACCCTGCCGAGCAGCAGTCCACAGAGGACCTTGTCTCCCAGGTCCAACCAACAAGCCACCGACAACCCAAAGCTTGTACTTGAGAGCTCTGCTCATTTCGTTCTAGCTTATCTTACTGTGCACGTGCACTATTCTCCTACTAAACAAAGCTCTAGCCCTCTCCGCATCTAAGCTACTCGCCCAAGCAGCGCCACGTAACATTCTTGGTTAAGTAGAAATCACATGGaaaaagtcttctttttttgcctttgttactaccaaaaaaaaaaaatccccaacatcttaacaggaaaataacccccctccccacacccctaaaaaaaaccaaaacaaaccaaccgcATCAGAACAAACCCCAAAGGGGTAGCAGGCAACAGGAGTTTTCAATAGCATTGTCAAGCTTAACATGGGGAGGCCAAAGGCATCATCAAGACCCAACACAGCCACTGGCAGCAGAAGGGCTCAAGCGGATGGACAGCAGCACCGGGGCAGGCTCCATCACCAATGGCTGCTGAATTtctcccctcctgctgcctcaAACTGTTAGTTTTATGTTAATACTTCAGTAATACTGTCTTATTTCCCTCCTGCCAACCCAGCATCGAAGGTCCAGAGATCTTTACCTCACCAACacaaaggaggagaaatgaCCTCATGCATGGAGGGGAGAGACGTGGTGGCCGTGTATGGTCACCACGGTCCCATTCGCTGTGTCGCGCCCAAGCCTGCGTGAAGCACATCACAAAACTACACACCCCTTTCCCAAGCCCCGGCAACGCTAGGCACGCCATCAGAGAGGAGCAGGGTAATGGGGACTGGGGGCTGCGCAGACccaataaaaaaaattagcttaaaaagttaaaaatgtccaatatgcacagaaaacaagccAGGCTGCGCTAGGACCCACATAGGATGCTCTTGCCTCGCCATCCCGGTCCTTGGAAGAGTGAAAGCCTCACCCCTTAAACACCAGCTCTTCTTCCCAGAGGGAACCATCTCCCCAGGGCGGCTGCTGGTACACCCCGGGATTTTTATGTGCGAAGCAGCAAGCCAGACGAatctcctcctgctctcagcCTGGCACCGTCCTCATCTCACGCGGGAGCCGGGGATCAGTGCGCCGGCTCTCCATGCACGCGGAAGCGGTAGATGCAGGTGTATTCGGGGTGGCCCCAATTGCTCAGCACCCGGAGCTCCACCAGCTGGTACGTGCCTATGGCATCACCcttggggagaggaggaaggaaaaacctgAGCTCTTGAGAGCTCGTGAGGGCTCAGAGACCCCAGATGCCTCATTGTCTTCTTGGGGTCAGGTGCTCCAAGGGCAAGGCGCTTACCTCCAAGTAAAATGTTTGGATGGGGTTGCCGTCGTGGTTGTAGGTGAACTGCCCCAGGAGAAGGCCCTCCTCCTCCCGCTCCTCCTTCAAGCCCTatgggggagcagggaggcagAAAGCGAGAACCGGGGCGGTCAGAGAGGGAGAACCAGAGGTGATGAGCACACCCAAGATGGGAGAGGGAGATGGAGACACAAGCACACTTGgcccctgctcctgctcttccGGGCCAAAAGAGACAAATGGTGTTAGGGGCCAGTGGGGAGGGATGAAGGGGGAAAATGGAGAATTACGCCTTTCCCATTGATGTTCCCCAAAACCCTTCCCAAAACCGCTCTCCCCTCTTCAGGCTAACACCCACCCCCTAGAGCACCCCACAGCCAGGCATGGGGCTCACTagctctcctgtcctgtgccctcCACCACGGCGCCCTCCCAACTTGTACCCCTGCTCCTCCCGGGTCTGGGCGAGGGCACTCACATAGACAGCGAAGTCcttgggggcactggggatgGTCCCCTGGGGCGAGAGGGCTTTTGGGATGTGCTCCAATGTCACAGCCGTGGGGCGGATGATGCTGGAGAGGCGGATGACGGCAAAGCCCTGGGACCCACGAAACGCCCAGCAGTTCCCGGGGTTGACATCTGGCTATGAGCGCAGGAGCAAGACACCAACGTTACCACCATCAGTGCCGCTGTTCTCCCCCTGAACAGCAGCCTGGCCGCTTGCTTGGAGTGACAGTGGGAGCCCAATAAAACCCGCCAAACTCACAGGAGAACCAGCCTGGACCATCCTCCCCCTCAGTGGGGTCTGGCCCCAAGGGTGCTCACCTGCAGGATGACACGGGGGGACTGCGAGTGGTACCACAGGGGGATGCCGAACAAGCTCAGCAGCGCCGTCCGTGTCTCGTAGGTCTCGGAGCAGCGGGTGTTGATGACGCTGGCCCCTGGCACAGCGAGGGGACGGCAGCGCGTAAGCTGCACGCAGCGCCCTGCGGTCCCCTCCCCGGGAAGGCTGGCTCATCCTGGGCAGCCGAGAGCCCCCCACCACCTACCTGCTGACTCCAGGGCGTAGTCAACCATCCCCACACGGTCCTCGCTGAAGCGCTTCAGGGCCTGGTCCACGATGAGATGCACTTGCTGCAGTGGGAGTAGAGGGGACAAGAGCAGTGAAGGGCCAGGGCGGGTGTCCTGCCCCCCGACCGCCTCCACCCTGTGGGGACAGACCTTCCCACAAAACAGCCGGGGGATGAGTCACCGTGGCAAAAATGAGAGGACACACAATTGGCTGAGAAGCCTCATTAGAGGTTGCTAAAAATACCCCAGACAAGAGGAGCTGCGCAACCAAGGGGCAGTACCCAGACACACTGGGCttgcctgtccccatcccaaaAGAGGGGCTGAGCCCCTGGGGAGAAGGGGTACCCCCAGCAGGTACCAGACACAACCTGACAGCCCACCCAGTCCGCTCCAGCATCTGCtggtccctcctgccccatctcACAGGATCAGTGGGTGGAGAAAAGGGAGGGCCAGCCAGAGCATCCCTCTGGAGCCAAacccagccccaggagctgggacCCTGCAGCACCACTCTAGATCAAAACTTTGTGGCGTGCACAGAGCATGTGCAGACCGTGGGGACTGCTAATCCCAGCTTAATCCCTCCCTCTGCTACCTCCCCAGGGAATTGCCAACAACTCTTTCCAAAGCAAGCAGGctcattttttcccttggtgTCATTCTGCTGAAATGCTTTGCCCCAAAGTGACTCAGTGGCACTGCTGAGGACAGAGTTAAGCAAAACACTCAACTCATGGAAACCTTGCTGGCACCTGCCCCACCTTCTGGGTGAAAGACGCATGAGcagaaatttacattttaagccAACAAGAGCCTCGCAGGAGTGTGGATGTCACCACTTGCAACCCCTTCCagggcaggggcacagcccaggggaggctggcagcagagcagggatggATGAGTTTCAAGAATACTCTTGCCAGGTGGGACATGAGCCCAGGATCCATGTCCCAGCTGTAAGGGCTGtgcccacagctctgctgtctgcCAGGCACGTCACCTCCCCCGTACACACACGATGGGGCACAGCCCCTGATCCCACACCTGTGGTCACCATGTCCCCGGGGCTCGGGCCAGCACTCACCTCCTCTGTCACCCCCGCAGCTCCCCCTTGCCGCAGGGCTACTCCGACACCGGCCTGAGCATCCCGTGCTGACAGCCTCCTGTCTTCCAAGACTTTAGCCAGGATCTTGCTCTCCAGGGCCTGGAGCTCTGCTTGCAAGTCTTCCCGCTGGAGAATGAAGCCAGCGGTGCCATCTCGTTGGGACTGCGACAGGAACCGACTGACCCATGTCGGGAACTGCGCTTCCACCTGAAACGATGGGGACAGAGctcagtgctggggcagggacccTCACGTCTCCCTCCGCCAAACAGGGTGGGGACAAGGGACTCACATCAGCCCGCACGGCTTTCAGCTGCTCCAGCATCCCCTCCAGGTGCTTCCCCATCACCTCCTGGTCTGACTTGAGGcccaccagctccctcctcaGTGCCgccacctcctgctccagcttgcCCACCTCCCGCTGGAAGCTCCCTCGCAGGCTCTCCTGCGCCGAGCTGTGCCGagagaaaggcaacaaagcCTCGCACCACCAGTCCCAGCTCCCTTCTGCACACTGAGGGAGGAGGTTCATATCGCACCGCCTATGCTCAGCCCCATCTCCAGcccaaaatgtttttaattcctGTGGCAATGACCTCTTCTACTGCATCCTGTGGGAGAGCATCCCCAGCTCGCCCCTTGGCTGAAGGGCCATGGCGATGCAAAACGACAGTGGCAAAGGTCATTTTCTGCACCTGCCCTTTGAGCCCTTCTACCAGCCAGGGTGCTTTCTTGCCAAGATATCCACATATCCATCTGTCCTTTCTCCCCCAAGACTGAACATATCGACCTCCCTTTTGCCCTGAGCAAACCAGACCTGGAAACCTCTCCCTAAGCCCAGCTGTGTGGATTTCACCCTGCTAGTGCCTGTCCCCAACAGAGGCTCTGCCCAGACGGCCAGCGTTACCTCTGCCATTCCGCGTTCAGCTCCAGCAACCGTGCCTCCATCTCCTgccaggagaaggagaaggggtGAGAACTGTGAAGCCAGTGGTGAGGATGTCCTGCCTGGGTACCACCGCATGCTTGTCCCCTTACCTGAGAGGCTTGTGCCATCTTCCCCAGGCGCCCGTCTAAATCTCTCTGCACCTGCACTCGGAGGGCATCGAGCTCACCCTGTGGGGTGAGGAACATGGGGGGAACGTCAGAGCACAGCCCCACGTGTCCCCATCTCTCCATGTGCCCCC from Caloenas nicobarica isolate bCalNic1 chromosome 1, bCalNic1.hap1, whole genome shotgun sequence includes the following:
- the SUN2 gene encoding SUN domain-containing protein 2; the protein is MSRRSQRLVTTRYYPGDDDATTSSSSLLGGQQLPFKESTGRTIRRKLSSTKRLSPAPSTQTSYYSESMMSESYLGGSRGLAALGSSVLDDALDSSTYWGGELSTRRRRGTGDTESSKINGLLESKTYDTYASSSGYSSEDDYNGHFYSGQSSSGSGLRTAASRVGSFLWQVFTAPVRFVGWLFSGLAAAWHRLTGTAPRLGSVPFSRRYPQVKRSLLLLLLLLLLAAAAYGAWYFYPYGLSTLSLPAFPWWGAGKLSSSDVPGAGDLTALDQGLRGEHRLLARFQALEKRFEALEAEVSRWELQRGAAAVAAGGEPPSGDVLALLEGLVSRRDTGLKEQLRSDMTSRLQGELDALRVQVQRDLDGRLGKMAQASQEMEARLLELNAEWQSSAQESLRGSFQREVGKLEQEVAALRRELVGLKSDQEVMGKHLEGMLEQLKAVRADVEAQFPTWVSRFLSQSQRDGTAGFILQREDLQAELQALESKILAKVLEDRRLSARDAQAGVGVALRQGGAAGVTEEQVHLIVDQALKRFSEDRVGMVDYALESAGASVINTRCSETYETRTALLSLFGIPLWYHSQSPRVILQPDVNPGNCWAFRGSQGFAVIRLSSIIRPTAVTLEHIPKALSPQGTIPSAPKDFAVYGLKEEREEEGLLLGQFTYNHDGNPIQTFYLEGDAIGTYQLVELRVLSNWGHPEYTCIYRFRVHGEPAH